Below is a genomic region from Brassica oleracea var. oleracea cultivar TO1000 chromosome C9, BOL, whole genome shotgun sequence.
TTAATTAGGTGGCAAAAAAAAAACGTGCAACACCTACAAAGCTAGTGGATTCAAAATTTCCTCGCTAAATACACGTAAATTATTTCCTCGTAAATATAACGCGAAGTTTACGTCGTATTTACGAGGAAATAGTATTTCCTCGTAAAAGACACGTCAAGTTACATCGACTTTACGACGAAACGCTTTTATCGTTACTTTACGAGGAAATAACGATGACATTATTTTTCCACGTAAGTTTCTCGTAAAATAGACGTAAATTTACGAGGATTATTTTTTCTTGTTAACTTTCCTCGTTAAGTTTGTGTTTTCTTGTAGTGGTTTGCAACCGTTCTCGAAGCTATGCTCGATTGCTTAACTCTATAATAAACGAAAATACAGTCAGCCCTAAAAATGACCTAAGCTTTGAGCATAGCATATATCATCTCTCTACAATTATATATACATATCATGTAAGTGAAACGATATTTATAGCAAACGATTTTACTTTTGTGTATTTACTATATCAAACGCATAATATAAAAATGAGTATAGATCCTTAAAAACTTTTGAAGCATGTGATAAGAATAATGATAATATGTTTTGTTTGTTTCTTAGTCGATTACTAAGTAAAAGCACTACTTTGTAGAAGTAGACATGTTGAATTTGACTCAAAAACGTTGATTAACCATAAGATAAGCTTACAGTACAGACAGTCGTTAAAACTAAAACAGGTTAGGTAGGATTCATATATCAACTTGTGATAAGAAAAGCGGGTCCATCAGAAAAAGGAAAATTGTAGAGACAAATGGTATCCCATAAGGAGAAAGCAATTTGTCAATTTGGAGCCTACGTTAAAGTTGGGTCCTATTTTCTTCTTGTTTTTTTTTTTTGCTTTTAGTTAAAGGTTATATATAACAGATAAAAAATGTGCATTTGAGTGAAAGTTTCGACCTTAAATATAAATTCAAACTTCTAGTACCAAACTCTACATCCCCAGTTCCTTGTTATATAACCCTTTATAAGAATCTAAAATCTCGTCATCTTTTGAATATCCATCTTTCCTAGCATGGATGATTTTATTTTACCAAAAAGATTTTACAAACCAGAAAGAAAATAAAATAAAAAAAACTGTATTACGAGGTTTTTGGAACAAACCATTTGAACTGAGTTGATGTAATATTATTAATTAATTTGTACGAGTGATTGTGATTGTCGTCGATATCGAATTATTACATTTCGTGTTTGGATCCTCATGTCTCTCTCATGCCAACATGAAGTTATTTTAAACACTTTTGCTATATTCGTTGTTCTAAAGATCTCAGTCTAGTAGCTAGCTTGACCCCATTAATATGTAATGTTAAAATACGATATTCATATTTTCATGAACCAAGTGTGAAAACTTTGGTTCTTGGAAGTGATCTCCATCATCTCCCATGGGCCTATGGATCCTACTAGGCTAGATGTCGGGCCGATTTCTCTAAATTGAGTTCCTTGATTGGGCATTTCTCACGGACAAGTTAGTCAGCCTATTTTGCCGTATGTGGAATCGGCTTTGACCTTGTTGTCAATTTGGCTAAGATATCTTTTTTTGTTAGTCTTATGCTCTTGTTGTCAATTTGGATTTATTCAGATCCCTTTTGTAACCTTTGTTTACTGGTTAATGGAATGAAAGTGTTTTTTTTTTAAAGAAAGAAAGAATCGGCTTTGACCATTTAACTAGAAGCTCTCATGAAGGACGCAACATAACTCGTTCCCGGAATTAGCACATGCACCTGTGGATTATTTTAAGCTTCATACAAAATTAATCTGAACCAACGTCGAGGCTAAGTTTAAAAACAGAGAGCAGTTGATTAGGAAGAATCTTTACACAATTAAGATAATATAATTCGTATTATAGACATTTTCAAGTTTATGTAAACACAAATTTCCACACACAAAAACTAACATGTTTTATTCAACGTTTAAAGACTTACATGGATCAAGATCAAGATCAAGATCGACCAAAAAAGGAAACAAAAGACGGACAAAAAAAGAAAACTCAGCAACATACATTGGAGAAGATCAAGATGACAAGATCTAAGCTTTGGATCCGGACTTGTGAAGGTAGAGCTTTCCAAAGACGTGAAGAGCGGTGACAAAACCGATGAAACAGAGACTCATAATGAGAACAACCGTCGGTGATATCTTCAAACCTGGAGCTTCATCCGTGTAGAATCTCAGCATGTTGTTCGATCCTCCTCCTGCACCGGATCCTCCCCCTGCCGATGCGCCTCCACCGCCACCGAGCTTGCGGCGACGCATGCCAGCCGTAGCGGCGGCGGATCCACGAGGAGCAGCCAGACCGGGACGGGAGGCTGAGGAGGCGGTGGAGGTTGATTGTTGGGACTGGGAAGAGCCTTTAGCCATGTTCTTGTGTTGGACGGAAAAGAGACAAAAATTGTAAATCAAAAGTCAAATCTTTGGTAGTGGTGTATAATAGAATGTTGATGAAGAACAGGAAGAGACGTGGGAGTTTGTAGTATGTATATAAAACTACATTATATAGAATACTCCCAACGACTTTTTTTGGGCGGTAGTCACGGGAAGATGAATCTTGTTCGATAGTATTTAGGGAATGTTTTCTATAATTACACAATACGATTTGGGGATAGGAATGTCAAACAGGTTGATCCCTCCCATCCCGTCCCGTATCGCAGCGGGCTCGTCTTCGAGCGGGTCATGGCGGGTCAGGTCCGCGCGGGCTGCGGTCCTCAAAATGGCTGACCAAACCCGTACCGCAAAACATGTAGGCCTTTGCGGATCGGCCCGCGGTACATAAATTACAAACAGACATATGGCTCCTGAACGCTTCAAGACATGATTCAGGACGCTTTATCAAATTCATGACGCATCAGTAAGTGAGTTTAGTCGATGATTAAACTGGATAAGGCAATACCCTTGTTAGTTGAAGATTTTAGTTGGATCAAAACACTAGTTTATTTACTTTTGTTAGACTCCAAACATTTTTAAAATAAACAATACTTTAGTTGTTGAATCCAAATATTATAACTCATAAGTTCATAACAAATGCTTTAGTTTTCTGAATCCAAAATTAANNNNNNNNNNNNNNNNNNNNNNNNNNNNNNNNNNNNNNNNNNNNNNNNNNNNNNNNNNNNNNNNNNNNNNNNNNNNNNNNNNNNNNNNNNNNNNNNNNNNNNNNNNNNNNNNNNNNNNNNNNNNNNNNNNNNNNNNNNNNNNNNNNNNNNNNNNNNNNNNNNNNNNNNNNNNNNNNNNNNNNNNNNNNNNNNNNNNNNNTCTCTCTCTCTCTCTCTCTCTCTCTCTCTCTCTCTCTCTCAATGTTTTAGGCGAAAGCAGAAATAGGGATTTAGGGCTGCGTGTCTTCAAAATCCCGCAGGTTAAGCCCATCCCGCTTTCGACCCGTCCTGCTTTGAACCCGTCCCACGAGGCCCGCAATTTTGCGGGCTTACCAAATGGAGGCCCAATCCCGCCCCGCAGCAAGCCTTTACGGGCCAGGCCCGCGGTCCAGGTCCTTGATTGCCATCCCTAGATAAGATATAATTTTATTAAATTTTCTAGGTTTTTACATTTTTAATATATGCATATATAATGTTGATGTTAAAAACACATCAAACTCATATATTTACAAAAAAAAAATTTAAAATGCTAATTTTGAAAATTTAAGCTACTAATTTTTAGATAATATTATAAAATTTTGTTTTTTTTTTAATTTTATTTTTAATGGTAAAACCTCTCAACTATGTTTACTTAATGTAGAAACTCCTAAACTAAAGTTTTACCGGTAGTAGTGGTAATTATGATCTGTTAGGGTTTAATTCATTAAATAAAATTAGTTTAGGGGTTTTTCGTTAAATACTTAGTTTGAGGCTTTTTTTTATCCACAACAAACTTAGTTAAGGAGTTTTAGCGTTAAAAATCCTATTATTATTTATGTTAACTATCAATAAAGAGCTATTTTCAAAAATACATTTTTCAAAAATAATATTTAAATAAATTAAAAATAAAAATAAAAAAAGTAAATTTTTATTATTTTCGAATTATACTTTTTCAAATTCAAACTTTTTTATAAAAAAAAATGAAATTCAAAAATTCTTTTTGAAGCTATTTTTTAAATATTTATTTAAATATTTATTAAAACCTTAAACTCCACATTCCAAAATCTCTACCACATCCCTCAACTCTAAACCTCAAGTATAGTAATTAACCCTAGAATTATAAATGTATTTTTCTCTTTTTAAAAGCGAGGATAAAAATAGTTAAAGTAAACATGAAAAGTGGTATTATGAATGTAGTATTTTTGGCAATTTTCCTAAGCGAAATCTGAAAATGTGTAAAAAAACTTTCTCATTAAGGTTTGAACAGTCATTTAAAAAAAAAACACATATATGAGAAATTTGGGTATGTGTTTTCTTCCAGACAATTTACATGGTAAATCGTAAATCGATAACAGACGATCTAGATATCAAAGGAAAGTATTACATACCCGAATTAGAAAGTATTTTGAAAGGTCCACACTGTATTACTAAGCGTGTTCCTATAAAATTTGACCACATAAACCAATAGCGTATATCATAAAAAAAAAAAATTATATTGTTTTAAGACTTATTCTTGGATTCACCCCCTAGAGTGAACTTCTAGGTTCACCAACCAATAGGATTGTGTTATTTCATATTCGATATCTTTTAAAAAAGAAAACAAAATATTGCCAAATTATATTATCTTTTTAAAATTAAAAGGTAAAAAGAAATAAATAAAAAATAGTAATAATTACAAAAAAAAATATTTTTAACGTCGTCAGCAAAACATTAAACCCAAAATCCTAATCTCTAAACCCTAAATCCTAAACCCTAAACCCTAAACCCTTGGGTAAACTCTAAACTCTAGGATAAATTTTAAACTCTAGGATAAATCTTAAACTCTAAATCAAAATCACTAAACACTAAAACACTCAAGGGTTTAGGGTTTAGGATTTAGGGTTTAGGGATTAGGATTTAGGGTTTAGTGTTTTGCTGACGACGTTAAAAATATTTTTTTGATTCTTTTTTCTGTAGCTGCTATTTTTTTTAAATTTTTTTAATTTTAAAAAGATAATATAACTTTGATAATATTTTGTTTTCTTTTTTAAAATATATCGAATTTGAAATAATGAAATCCTATTGGCTAACTTTTGTTTTAATCATATCAAGAGTCATTGATCACCCATTTTCTCCAGTCCCCTAAAAATCAGCCATATCATATGCTCATGCCATTTGCATTCCCTCTCAAAAACAAACTTCATATCTCTCTTGTTTATATTTCAATCACATCAAGTATACAAAAATAAAACTTACGTGTTCTTGCCATTCTCCATTCCCATAACCATATAAGCCGAGATGAATACCCGAGAAGAAGTAGGTGAATTCTCTAAACTCTTCAATGGTTTCATGACTCTAATGAGGAGATTCATATTCAAAGTTCTATGCGTCGGTCCAATCCCTAACCACATCTCATTCATCATGGATGGAAACCGCAGATTCGCCAAGAAACACAATCTTCAAGACCTAGACGCAGGACACAGAGCTGGTTTTGTATCCGTAACACATGTTCTTCAGTACTGCCAAGAGATTGGTGTACCGTACGTCACACTCTACGCCTTTGGCCACGATAATTTCAGGAGAGAACCTGAAGAAGTCAAGTGTGTGATGGATCTGATGCTTGAGAAAATCGAGCTCACAATCGATCAAGCTATCTCCGGGAATCTAAACAATTTGAAAGTGATCTTTATTGGTGATTTGAATATGTTAAACGAGCGTCTTAAAGCCGCAGCGCAGAGACTGATGGAAGTTACCGAGGAGAATAGAGGTTTAATGGTTGTGGTTTGCGTTGCTTACAGCACAAGTCACGAGATTGTTCACGCTATTAGAGAATCTTGTGTAAAGAAGTGTGGTGATGGAGATAGTCCTCAGGTTTTGGAGGTGAGTGACATTGAAGAGTGTATGTATACATCAATTGTTCCTGATCCTGCTCTTGTAATAAGAACAGGAGGACGAGATCGGCTGAGTAACTTCATGACTTGGCAGACTTCAAAGTCTCTCCTTCATACCACGGTGGCTCTTTGGCCGGAGTTAGGTCTTTGGCATTTGGTTTGGGCTATTCTTAAATTCCAGAGGATGCAAAATTACTTGCAGAAGAAGCAAGAACTCGACTAAATAGGTTTAACTTAAATACTAGCATGGTCGGACAGATTTATGAGGACATAAAACATAGTAATAATTAATTTACTTACAAAGTAGAGAACCTATGTATTAGTTTTTAAAATTTTGGGAGCCAGGACGAATGTCTCATTATGATTTGTCCAAAACCGGTCCCATGAACTCTTAACACTTATGTCGGAGTTGCATGTTTTTTGTGGCACAAGAAATGATAGATAGGAACGAGAAAACAGAAGAAATCATCCTTATTATGCATTGGATCCAAACAAAAACCTAAAGACAGATGATCGCGATTCAACGATGCTAAAACACTAAAATTTAAACATATTTCGATAAATAAAAACAAATATACATTTGAAAATTGCCACACCTGGACCAGGTTTGCCTTGGAACCTGCAGACATTACAGAGAGGTAAGAACAGAGAAAGAATCTGATAATTGTCTTCTCCACCCATAGTGGGCATCAGGACTCCAATCTTAACCAGACTAACGTATCCAGGCAGATAGGTTTTCCCAAAACTCCCTCCAGGAGATCACTCAGGTTAAAGAACTTAAACTGAGTCTCAAGATGAGCAAAAACATCAGTTTTTTTGTTTCGAATACCATGAAGTTTGGGGCCGAAGCCCACAATTTCCGCCAAACCCAATATCACAACATGTAGTATTAGTTTCGTCCCATCGGGGTCACTCAAACTGGGAGACCTCTGACACAATCGACATAATATTTTCTAATTGAGCTAATCACCTTTCTAGATAAGCAAATTAATGACCTTTCCAGATGAGCAAAAACATCATCTTCAGGCAACTGATAGTTACGAACTCTGTCTTCTTCTTTCCCTATTGGTCTATAACCTTAATATCCATCTGAAAATACCAGATACGCGACTCTCACGTTATTCCTCTCATCTGTTCTCTCAACAACAATTTCTCTTTCTTCAAGATTGATTCTCCCTTCTGCTTCACCTCCTGTTGGGACGTTCCATCTCACAACCAGAGAGTGGAGAATCAATTTGGTGAGAATTCCAAAATTAAACGTGCTTAAATTAGAGTAAGAATCATGATATATTAGAAAATGATTCTTATACGGTGGGAGGGAAGCCAGAGTACATAAAAAGATTATGAGGTAACCGTAAGAATAATAAATAAGTCTTTGGCATTCCAAAAGTTAATACATGGATCATCATACAGGAGAGAGTTACATGATGTTTACATGATGGGTTACTTTGTCATTGACCTTTAACACATTTAGGTACTTTACACTTGAGGCGCTGTTTGTTTCTCCATTCAAATGATCCATTCAAATGGAAATGAGCTTCTTGTTTGTTTATACACAAAAAGTACAACTCATTCAAATGGCTCATTTGAATGATTTTTGAAAAATTAGGTTTAATTTCAAAAACCAGTTGACTGAACCGAATTGGATCATTTGGCTGGAACTGGTTCAGTCAAAATATCAAAATGTCAATTTTGCCCCTCACCAAATCCTAAAATTACAAACCTAAAATCTAAAGCGTGAAAGATCTCTCTCTCGTATCTCTCTTTGCAGTCTGCGAAGATCACCATGAAATCACCATAGCTTGAGCTCTCTCTCTCTCTCCGCTGCGTCTCCTCTCCGTCTCTCTCTCTCTCTCCGCCGCGTCTCCTCTCCGTCTCTCTCTCCGCCGCGTCTCCTCTCCGTCTCTCTCTCTCCGCCGCGTCTCCTCTCCGTCTCTCTCTCTCCGCCGCGTCTCCTCTCCGTCTCTCTCTCTCCGCCGCGTCTCCTCTCCGTCTCTCTCTCTCCGCCGCGTCTCCTCTCCGTCTCTCTCTCTCCGCCGCGTCTCCTCTCCGTCTCTCTCTCTCCGCCGCGTCTCCTCTCCGTCTCTCTCTCTCTCTCTCTCCGCNNNNNNNNNNNNNNNNNNNNNNNNNNNNNNNNNNNNNNNNNNNNNNNNNNNNNNNNNNNNNNNNNNNNNNNNNNNNNNNNNNNNNNNNNNNNNNNNNNNNNNNNNNNNNNNNNNNNNNNNNNNNNNNNNNNNNNNNNNNNNNNNNNNNNNNNNNNNNNNNNNNNNNNNNNNNNNNNNNNNNNNNNNNNNNNNNNNNNNNNNNNNNNNNNNNNNNNNNNNNNNNNNNNNNNNNNNNNNNNNNNNNNNNNNNNNNNNNNNNNNNNNNNNNNNNNNNNNNNNNNNNNNNNNNNNNNNNNNNNNNNNNNNNNNNNNNNNNNNNNNNNNNNNNNNNNNNNNNNNNNNNNNNNNNNNNNNNNNNNNNNNNNNNNNNNNNNNNNNNNNNNNNNNNNNNNNNNNNNNNNNNNNNNNNNNNNNNNNNNNNNNNNNNNNNNNNNNNNNNNNNNNNNNNNNNNNNNNNNNNNNNNNNNNNNNNNNNNNNNNNNNNNNNNNNNNNNNNNNNNNNNNNNNNNNNNNNNNNNNNNNNNNNNNNNNNNNNNNNNNNNNNNNNNNNNNNNNNNNNNNNNNNNNNNNNNNNNNNNNNNNNNNNNNNNNNNNNNNNNNNNNNNNNNNNNNNNNNNNNNNNNNNNNNNNNNNNNNNNNNNNNNNNNNNNNNNNNNNNNNCACACCACTTGCAAGACTCAGTATACTAAATACAAGCGGTTGATTAACAAGAGAACTGGCCTTGGCTTTGATGCATATGGGTTCATAGAAATGTCAGATGACTGGTGGAATGAACTTTTTAAGGTATAATCAGTTACTTTGTTCTATCTGTATACAATTTGTTTGTGTGTATACAATTTTCTGAACTCTTGTATTGGTTTTTCAGGAATGGCCAGCAGCAAGAAAGCTTAAAGAGAAGCCAATAGCAAATATTGACTTGTTGGAAAAAGTGTTTGGATCAGTTCACATTAGTGGAGCTGAAGGATGGGCTGCTCAACAAGGTGAAGACCATTTGGATCAGCAAAGCGTAGACCATCAGGATCATGATGATGGTGATGCTGAAGAGACAGATGCGACAAATATGCAAATTCCTCCTACTCAGGATGCTCCAGCTGAATCAAGATCTGTTGGCCCTTCATCTTCTAGTAGATCAAAAGGTAGCAGGAAAAGATCAAGGGCCGCGCAAGTAGGACAGGCTGTAGCAGATGTTCTTTCTGACAAGAACAAGATGATAAGGAGCCACCCTGAGTTCAGTTGCAACCAGCTTACAGCTATGGAAGCCTTACACTCGCTGTCTGCTATCAGGCATTGGTCTCCTTTGTACAAAGCAACTATCAACCATCTCAAGCAGGACCCAACCAATCGTCAGACCTTCTTGTTCTTTAAAGATGATGAGAACAAGGTTCTCTACTTGGAGTTTGCTACTGGTGAAAGCAGAGATGCTTGAAGGCTATCCTACTTCGAGTTTATGTCTTCTAGTTCTATATTATCCTACTTGGAGTTTATGTCTTTTAGTTTTATGAGAACCATCTTTTGTTTTATGAGAATCATCTTTTGTTTTATGAGAACCATATTTTGTTTTATGAGAATCTTTTGTTTTATTTGGTGTAGTGGTTCTGACACTTCAGGTTTGGTACTGGTTCTGAGTTTTTAAGTTTGGTGAAGTAGAGGATACTGTTTGGTGAAGTAGAAGGTTGTTGTGATTGTTTGGTGTCTGTTTGGTGAAGTAGAAGCTTGCTGTGATGGACAATAATGTAAGCTTGCTGTGTCTTTTATTTAGTTTTTACGTAGGTTGATCAGTAGTTTCACTGTTGTGATCACTGATTTTCATTAAGTTGACAATGTTGCAAATCGAGTCAGAGCCTACGTTATATACGGTGAAGAGCGACTAGTAGTCAGGATCTAACTAAAGATCAATTGTAATTTTGCAGGAAATATTAAGACTTCTCGTTGAAGATGATGAGCTGGATTTGTTGTTTGATGAGAATCAGCACATGTATACTCTTGTAGAGGAAATGTTTGGAGTGCCAGAAGCTAATACTGATAGGCAATCAGTCAGGACAAACCGAGGTGAAGGTTGGCGACGTGTGCAGCATTTCATGAACGGGTCTGAGGTACAATGCTATGAGATTCTGCGCATGAACCAGGAAACATTTAAGAGTTTGTGTAAGATGCTATCAGAAAAGTATGGGTTAAAGGAGACTCTTAATGTCTANNNNNNNNNNNNNNNNNNNNNNNNNNNNNNNNNNNNNNNNNNNNNNNNNNNNNNNNNNNNNNNNNNNNNNNNNNNNNNNNNNNNNNNNNNNNNNNNNNNNNNNNNNNNNNNNNNNNNNNNNNNNNNNNNNNNNNNNNNNNNNNNNNNNNNNNNNNNNNNNNNNNNNNNNNNNNNNNNNNNNNNNNNNNNNNNNNNNNNNNNNNNNNNNNNNNNNNNNNNNNNNNNNNNNNNNNNNNNNNNNNNNNNNNNNNNNNNNNNNNNNNNNNNNNNNNNNNNNNNNNNNNNNNNNNNNNNNNNNNNNNNNNNNNNNNNNNNNNNNNNNNNNNNNNNNNNNNNNNNNNNNNNNNNNNNNNNNNNNNNNNNNNNNNNNNNNNNNNNNNNNNNNNNNNNNNNNNNNNNNNNNNNNNNNNNNNNNNNNNNNNNNNNNNNNNNNNNNNNNNNNNNNNNNNNNNNNNNNNNNNNNNNNNNNNNNNNNNNNNNNNNNNNNNNNNNNNNNNNNNNNNNNNNNNNNNNNNNNNNNNNNNNNNNNNNNNNNNNNNNNNNNNNNNNNNNNNNNNNNNNNNNNNNNNNNNNNNNNNNNNNNNNNNNNNNNNNNNNNNNNNNNNNNNNNNNNNNNNNNNNNAAATTTATATGAAATAAAAATTTATAAATGTCAAAATGCTAATTTTAAAATAATTTCAGTGTAAATATATTTTAGAATGAATAATAAAATTTTCTGTAGTTAAAATTGATATCAAATATATGATTAAATCAAAACATGGGTATATATGTAATTTGGTTATTAAACTCATTTGAATGATTCATCTAAATGGAGAAACAAACATAAAATTCATTCAAATGGTTCATTCAAATGACTCATCCAAATAGAGAAACAAACATGACCAAAAATTTGAATGGATCATTTAGATAGAGCACATAAATGGATCAGCTGAATGGATTCATCTAAATGAAGAAACAAATAGGGCCGAGGTGTACTATTTGACTTACTTTTGGTTTTTCTCTTCCATAAATACCCTTCTAGTGAACAAATTTGTACTAAATATCATGTTTACTTTTCAACCAAATTTCACATAGTCTGGTCAAGTTTAAAGTATAAAAGTGACCATAGTTACATTACTCCTCGGCTTGCAATAAATTGTTAGATTTATTTTAAAACGAATCGGACAGCTGGCATTACATCAAGTACAAACTTACTAAAAGTGATAACTTAGATGAAGTAATTGCTGGCTTTCTTTCTTGTTGTGGAAGAATACAATATATGTTCAGTGAAGGTGTGGTAAGGATTCGAAACCTAGATTCAACAGAAACTGGTATCTCTAAGTAATTTTGCTATTGGT
It encodes:
- the LOC106316704 gene encoding protein transport protein Sec61 subunit beta yields the protein MAKGSSQSQQSTSTASSASRPGLAAPRGSAAATAGMRRRKLGGGGGASAGGGSGAGGGSNNMLRFYTDEAPGLKISPTVVLIMSLCFIGFVTALHVFGKLYLHKSGSKA
- the LOC106317141 gene encoding dehydrodolichyl diphosphate synthase 8-like: MNTREEVGEFSKLFNGFMTLMRRFIFKVLCVGPIPNHISFIMDGNRRFAKKHNLQDLDAGHRAGFVSVTHVLQYCQEIGVPYVTLYAFGHDNFRREPEEVKCVMDLMLEKIELTIDQAISGNLNNLKVIFIGDLNMLNERLKAAAQRLMEVTEENRGLMVVVCVAYSTSHEIVHAIRESCVKKCGDGDSPQVLEVSDIEECMYTSIVPDPALVIRTGGRDRLSNFMTWQTSKSLLHTTVALWPELGLWHLVWAILKFQRMQNYLQKKQELD
- the LOC106315107 gene encoding uncharacterized protein LOC106315107 yields the protein MSDDWWNELFKEWPAARKLKEKPIANIDLLEKVFGSVHISGAEGWAAQQGEDHLDQQSVDHQDHDDGDAEETDATNMQIPPTQDAPAESRSVGPSSSSRSKGSRKRSRAAQVGQAVADVLSDKNKMIRSHPEFSCNQLTAMEALHSLSAIRHWSPLYKATINHLKQDPTNRQTFLFFKDDENKVLYLEFATGESRDA